A single region of the Plantactinospora soyae genome encodes:
- a CDS encoding M56 family metallopeptidase, whose product MTYATHFAIAVLACYVAARVLTGTGRLGAAWAWHSPRIAIICWQAVGLALGLSAIGLPVSIGLAPYGQSTGSALRSLVGDLFGGALPRGMGVTHLGLVGVGLGVAVVLLWSTGRSLLSALRAQRRHRDLLTLVARDDPAAPGALVLDHPSAAAYCLPGVRPQVVVSAGTLSLLDQPQLAAVLSHERAHADERHDLVLLPFTALCRALPGVRWVRTAHEAVALLVEMRADDKARRLHADAPLAAALLRFASAGSRVTPAGALGAADGELDARVARLLVTERPNRLRGVAALTLATALVSLPVSLFLR is encoded by the coding sequence ATGACCTACGCCACTCACTTCGCCATCGCCGTCCTGGCCTGCTACGTGGCGGCGCGGGTGCTGACCGGTACGGGTCGGCTGGGCGCGGCGTGGGCCTGGCACAGCCCCCGGATCGCGATCATCTGCTGGCAGGCGGTCGGCCTGGCCCTCGGGCTATCGGCGATCGGACTGCCGGTCTCGATCGGGCTGGCCCCGTACGGGCAGAGCACCGGTTCGGCGCTGCGTTCCCTCGTCGGTGACCTGTTCGGCGGCGCCCTGCCCAGGGGTATGGGGGTGACCCACCTCGGGCTCGTCGGCGTCGGTCTCGGCGTGGCCGTCGTCCTGCTCTGGTCGACGGGGCGCAGCCTGCTCAGCGCGTTGCGTGCCCAGCGCCGGCACCGCGACCTGCTCACCCTGGTGGCCCGGGACGACCCGGCCGCGCCGGGTGCGCTGGTGCTCGACCATCCCAGTGCCGCCGCCTACTGCCTGCCCGGGGTACGCCCGCAGGTGGTGGTCAGCGCCGGCACCCTGAGCCTGCTCGACCAGCCGCAGCTGGCGGCGGTGCTGAGCCACGAGCGGGCGCATGCCGACGAGCGGCACGACCTGGTGCTGCTGCCGTTCACCGCGCTCTGCCGGGCGCTGCCCGGGGTGCGTTGGGTGCGGACGGCACACGAGGCGGTCGCGCTGCTGGTGGAGATGCGGGCGGACGACAAGGCCCGGCGCCTGCACGCCGACGCCCCACTCGCGGCCGCGCTGCTCCGCTTCGCCAGCGCCGGTTCCCGGGTCACCCCGGCCGGCGCGCTCGGCGCCGCGGACGGCGAACTCGACGCCCGGGTCGCCCGGCTTCTGGTGACGGAACGGCCGAACCGGCTGCGTGGTGTCGCCGCACTGACGCTCGCGACGGCCCTGGTCAGCCTGCCGGTGTCGCTTTTCCTGCGCTGA
- the fxsT gene encoding FxSxx-COOH system tetratricopeptide repeat protein — protein MAPTSVPGRSSGHIITFYSYKGGTGRTMALANVAWLLASSGHRVLAVDWDLESPGLHRFFHPLLTDDPQLHASDGVIDLVRDFAATVVQGSGQPTTPTRMAPDVRRYAVSLGWRFSGGGELDLLPAGRQGPAYSATVSTFDWPSFYDRLGGAAFLAELRQNLRDHYDFVLIDSRTGLSDSAGICTVLLPDTVLNCFTLSTQSIDGAVAVARSIRNLRANEPVRILPVPMRVEDGEQSKLEAGRDYAWLRFAPFLQHLGADDQARYWADVEIPYKLFYAYEEILAVFGDRARQPSTLLAAYERLAAVVGGDLVRPLTPLEEGARRHWLARFERTRPRAMTRALVSYAAEDRIWAEWVAGVMAEVGLPTILREVEESHRGGPAEPEPTAEGADLVTVLLSVSYRLPTEIAGWVRQSTDARERGRSNVLTISLDGTAPPDELERYGVLELSGMPAESARAGLLATLNRPVVEPEGAVRLVSPRFPAPPQVSRLPPRNSGFTGRRQLLSQIRDHLSSAPAPVPPLTLSGIAGVGKSQIATEYAHRFAADYDAVWWISAAQTSMARAGLVDLADELRVRNAETPGDRIRLLVEILERPPADQRWLLVFDNAGDPEELADILPDGAAHVLVTSRALGWGSRGKLIEVGPFGRDESVELLRLRMPALTAQDAEEVARRLGDLPLAVEQAGSWLAATRMPVDRYLTLLDSQLSRLLAENLPAGYKEAGPATWLLSLDRLRAESPAAGRLMELLAFFGPEPIPASLLYSQRLIDIVAGDDTALRDVTTFAGVVEQARRSALATFDATQASVQLHRLVSAVIRQSLSGEVEKRSRRQVHQILVSVNPGDPEQPDTWPTFASLWPHVVAVRALQSTDDDVRQLVLGVGRYLYRRGDFAASAELLGPALEVWEGQSPEDDLSVLAAKIFLANVLRPQARYVDARRLSEEAYQGLLRTVGLRHAHTLLCMAGLAADLWSTGEFVRARDLNREVLQLSTELFDADDHRTLRAMNNLAVVLEFLGDYWEALRLHEQAYQGRRRLLGERFPDTLFSATSHGRVLRLTGDLRASRRVLEAAVAGHREVHGDDQASTMRARVELAATLRRLGHLDAALNLARATYEIFRTSRSETNPDRLACANALALTLSALGNQVEALELGWENIQRQQDVLPETHPYVLAVRGNLAIYLRRNGELDTAAREADAALGGMRTALGDGHPYTLQCLVIAANVRFALDDPAAALELERLAYDGMARIFRDTHPDLLTAGCNLAASRTAVGDLGGLADFRADLVARATRGVGREHPLTAAILARERAECEIDLLQF, from the coding sequence ATGGCACCCACATCCGTGCCGGGGCGTTCTTCCGGGCATATCATTACCTTCTATTCGTACAAGGGAGGAACCGGGCGCACGATGGCGCTGGCCAATGTCGCCTGGCTCCTGGCCAGCAGCGGGCACCGGGTACTCGCCGTCGACTGGGACCTGGAGTCGCCGGGACTGCACCGCTTCTTCCATCCCCTGCTCACCGACGATCCCCAACTGCATGCCTCGGACGGTGTCATCGACCTCGTCCGGGACTTCGCCGCCACGGTGGTCCAGGGGTCCGGCCAGCCGACGACTCCGACGAGGATGGCCCCGGACGTCCGTCGGTACGCGGTCTCCCTGGGCTGGCGGTTCAGCGGTGGCGGGGAACTCGATCTGCTGCCGGCCGGGCGTCAGGGGCCGGCGTACTCGGCGACGGTGAGCACCTTCGACTGGCCGAGTTTCTACGACCGGCTGGGCGGCGCCGCGTTCCTGGCCGAACTGCGGCAGAATCTGCGCGACCACTACGACTTCGTCCTGATCGACAGCCGCACCGGGCTGAGCGACAGCGCCGGCATCTGCACCGTTCTGCTGCCGGACACGGTGCTGAACTGCTTCACCCTCAGCACCCAGAGCATCGACGGCGCGGTGGCGGTCGCCCGGTCGATCCGCAACCTGCGGGCCAACGAACCCGTGCGGATCCTGCCCGTGCCGATGCGGGTGGAGGACGGCGAACAGAGCAAGCTCGAAGCGGGGCGGGACTACGCCTGGCTCCGGTTCGCGCCGTTCCTCCAGCACCTGGGCGCGGACGACCAGGCACGGTACTGGGCCGATGTGGAGATCCCGTACAAGCTGTTCTACGCGTACGAGGAGATCCTGGCGGTATTCGGTGACCGGGCCCGGCAGCCGAGCACGCTGCTCGCCGCGTACGAACGACTGGCCGCGGTCGTCGGTGGCGACCTCGTGCGGCCACTCACCCCGTTGGAGGAGGGAGCCCGGCGGCACTGGCTGGCCCGGTTCGAGCGGACCCGTCCACGGGCGATGACCCGGGCACTGGTCAGTTACGCGGCCGAGGACCGGATCTGGGCCGAGTGGGTCGCCGGGGTGATGGCCGAGGTCGGGCTGCCGACGATCCTGCGGGAGGTCGAAGAGTCGCACCGGGGCGGGCCGGCCGAGCCGGAACCGACGGCGGAGGGTGCCGACCTGGTCACCGTGCTGCTCTCCGTCTCGTACCGCCTGCCGACGGAGATAGCGGGATGGGTCCGACAGTCGACGGATGCCCGCGAACGCGGCCGGTCGAACGTGCTGACCATCTCGCTGGACGGCACGGCGCCGCCCGACGAACTCGAACGGTACGGGGTACTGGAGCTGTCCGGGATGCCGGCGGAGAGTGCCCGGGCCGGCCTGCTGGCCACGCTCAACCGGCCGGTCGTCGAGCCCGAGGGCGCGGTGCGACTCGTGTCGCCACGCTTCCCGGCGCCACCCCAGGTCTCCCGGCTGCCGCCGCGCAACTCCGGCTTCACCGGCCGGCGGCAGCTGCTGTCCCAGATCCGCGACCATCTGTCGTCGGCTCCGGCCCCGGTCCCGCCGTTGACCCTCAGCGGTATCGCGGGCGTCGGCAAGAGCCAGATCGCGACCGAGTACGCACACCGCTTCGCCGCCGACTACGACGCGGTGTGGTGGATCTCGGCGGCACAGACCAGCATGGCCCGGGCCGGCCTGGTCGACCTGGCCGACGAACTGCGGGTACGGAACGCGGAGACGCCCGGCGACCGGATCAGGCTGCTGGTCGAGATCCTCGAGCGGCCCCCCGCCGACCAGCGGTGGTTGCTCGTCTTCGACAACGCCGGAGATCCCGAGGAACTGGCGGACATCCTGCCCGACGGCGCCGCGCACGTCCTGGTCACCTCGCGGGCTCTGGGCTGGGGCAGCAGGGGCAAGCTCATCGAGGTCGGCCCGTTCGGCCGGGACGAGAGCGTCGAGCTGCTCCGGCTCCGCATGCCGGCGCTCACTGCGCAGGACGCCGAGGAGGTCGCCCGGCGGCTCGGTGACCTACCCCTCGCCGTCGAGCAGGCAGGCTCCTGGCTCGCGGCCACCAGGATGCCGGTCGACCGGTACCTCACGCTGCTCGACAGCCAGCTGTCCCGGCTGCTCGCCGAGAACCTGCCCGCGGGATACAAGGAAGCCGGGCCGGCGACCTGGCTGCTCTCCCTCGACCGGCTCCGCGCGGAGAGCCCGGCGGCGGGCCGGCTCATGGAGCTACTGGCCTTCTTCGGACCGGAACCGATCCCCGCCTCGCTGCTCTACAGCCAGCGGTTGATCGATATCGTGGCCGGCGATGACACGGCGCTGCGGGACGTCACCACCTTTGCCGGCGTGGTCGAGCAGGCCCGGCGTTCCGCCCTCGCCACCTTCGACGCGACGCAGGCCAGCGTCCAACTGCACCGGCTCGTGTCGGCGGTCATCCGGCAGAGCCTGTCCGGCGAGGTCGAGAAACGGTCCCGGCGACAGGTGCACCAGATCCTGGTCTCCGTCAACCCCGGCGACCCCGAGCAGCCCGACACCTGGCCGACCTTCGCCAGCCTGTGGCCGCACGTCGTCGCGGTACGGGCACTCCAGTCCACTGACGACGACGTCCGGCAACTGGTGCTCGGCGTCGGTCGCTACCTCTACCGACGGGGAGACTTCGCCGCGAGCGCGGAGCTGCTGGGGCCGGCGCTGGAGGTCTGGGAGGGCCAGTCCCCGGAGGACGACCTCAGTGTGTTGGCCGCGAAGATCTTCCTCGCCAACGTCCTACGCCCACAGGCCAGGTACGTCGATGCCCGGCGGCTGAGCGAGGAGGCCTACCAGGGCCTGCTCCGGACGGTGGGCCTGCGGCACGCGCACACCCTGCTGTGCATGGCCGGGCTCGCCGCCGACCTCTGGAGCACCGGTGAGTTCGTCCGAGCACGTGATCTCAACCGGGAGGTCCTGCAGCTGTCGACCGAACTGTTCGACGCGGATGACCACCGGACTCTTCGGGCGATGAACAACCTGGCCGTCGTCCTGGAATTCCTCGGCGACTACTGGGAGGCTCTGCGGCTGCACGAGCAGGCGTACCAGGGACGCCGCCGGTTGCTCGGCGAACGGTTTCCGGACACCCTCTTCTCGGCGACGAGCCACGGCCGGGTGCTCCGGCTCACCGGTGACCTGCGCGCCTCGCGACGCGTCCTGGAGGCGGCCGTGGCCGGGCATCGCGAGGTGCACGGTGACGACCAGGCGTCGACCATGCGTGCCCGGGTCGAGCTTGCCGCCACCCTCCGGCGGCTGGGCCACCTGGACGCCGCGCTGAACCTGGCCAGGGCGACCTACGAGATCTTCCGGACGTCCCGCTCGGAGACCAATCCGGACCGGCTCGCCTGCGCCAATGCCCTCGCGTTGACGCTGTCCGCACTGGGCAACCAGGTGGAGGCGCTGGAGTTGGGCTGGGAGAACATCCAGCGGCAGCAGGACGTCCTCCCCGAGACCCATCCGTACGTGCTGGCCGTCCGGGGAAACCTCGCGATCTACCTGCGTCGCAACGGTGAACTCGACACCGCTGCCCGGGAGGCCGACGCCGCACTCGGCGGCATGCGAACCGCTCTGGGCGACGGGCATCCGTACACGCTGCAGTGCCTGGTCATCGCCGCGAACGTCCGGTTCGCCCTCGACGACCCGGCGGCCGCGCTGGAACTGGAACGGCTGGCGTACGACGGGATGGCACGGATCTTCCGGGACACCCATCCGGACCTGTTGACCGCCGGGTGCAACCTCGCGGCGAGCCGGACGGCGGTGGGCGACCTCGGCGGGTTGGCGGACTTCCGCGCCGACCTGGTCGCGCGGGCGACCCGGGGCGTCGGCCGCGAGCATCCGCTCACCGCCGCGATCCTGGCCAGAGAACGGGCGGAGTGCGAGATCGATCTCTTACAGTTCTGA
- the cydD gene encoding thiol reductant ABC exporter subunit CydD, with amino-acid sequence MSRRRPFDPRLLHRVPGARRPLAALGVLGVAAAGLVLAQASTLAMVLASAAGGRLDRTALAGFVASVAGRAALVWAQGTVAARAAATVKAALRADLLDAVGRRGPGWLSGQRAGQLATLAGRGLDALDAYFTGYLPQLVLSLTVPLAVLARLVFADWSSAVIIALTLPLIPVFGALLGWQAQAATERQWRRLTLLGGHFLDMVTGLPTLRVFGRARSQVGVVRRMADQHRLATMKTLRIAFLSALVLELVATLSVAMVAVPIGLRLLGGGLALQTALLVLLLAPEAFLPLRAAGSQFHASQEGLTALDEALTLLDAPPPAGSQPAGEIRPAAESRPAGGSGPAGEDRPPGEIWPPGEIRPPGEIRFESVTVAYERTTALRDVSITIRPGERIAIVGPSGAGKSTLLSLLLGFVSPTSGRITVDGVDLADLDLDAWRRNLAWVPQRAHLFGTSLTENIRLGAPDATTGSVRAAVRAAGLAEVVAALPEGLDTRLGERGHGLSSGQRQRVALARAFLRDAPLVLLDEPTARLDGDSEAAVLAGTRRLVAGRTALLVAHRPALLAEADRVLRVADGRVSEATPALLGSPTDTGTPEEVAV; translated from the coding sequence GTGAGCCGTCGCCGCCCGTTCGATCCGCGGCTGCTGCACCGGGTACCCGGTGCACGGCGTCCGCTCGCCGCGCTCGGCGTGCTGGGCGTGGCCGCCGCCGGACTGGTTCTCGCCCAGGCCAGCACGCTCGCCATGGTGCTGGCCTCGGCGGCGGGTGGACGCCTCGACCGGACCGCCCTGGCCGGCTTCGTGGCCAGCGTGGCCGGCCGGGCGGCACTGGTCTGGGCCCAGGGCACGGTGGCGGCGCGGGCCGCCGCGACGGTCAAGGCGGCGCTCCGGGCCGACCTGCTCGACGCGGTCGGCCGGCGCGGGCCGGGCTGGCTGTCCGGGCAGCGTGCCGGCCAGCTCGCCACCCTGGCCGGGCGCGGACTGGACGCCCTCGACGCGTACTTCACCGGCTATCTGCCACAGCTCGTGCTGAGCCTCACGGTGCCGCTGGCCGTACTCGCCCGGCTGGTGTTCGCCGACTGGAGTTCCGCCGTGATCATCGCGCTGACACTGCCGCTGATCCCGGTCTTCGGCGCCCTGCTGGGCTGGCAGGCGCAGGCCGCGACGGAACGCCAGTGGCGCCGGTTGACGCTGCTCGGCGGCCACTTCCTGGACATGGTGACGGGGCTGCCCACCCTCCGGGTGTTCGGGCGGGCACGCAGCCAGGTGGGGGTGGTCCGGCGGATGGCGGACCAGCACCGGCTGGCGACCATGAAGACGCTGCGGATCGCGTTCCTCTCCGCGTTGGTGCTCGAACTGGTCGCCACCCTCTCGGTGGCGATGGTCGCGGTGCCGATCGGCCTCCGGCTGCTCGGCGGCGGGCTCGCCCTGCAGACGGCGCTGCTGGTGCTGCTGCTCGCGCCCGAGGCGTTCCTGCCGCTACGCGCCGCCGGCAGCCAGTTCCACGCCAGCCAGGAGGGTCTGACAGCGCTGGACGAGGCGCTCACCCTGCTGGATGCCCCACCGCCGGCCGGAAGCCAACCGGCGGGTGAGATCCGGCCCGCAGCCGAGTCCCGGCCGGCAGGTGGAAGCGGGCCGGCAGGTGAGGACCGGCCGCCGGGCGAGATTTGGCCGCCGGGCGAGATCCGGCCGCCGGGCGAGATCCGGTTCGAGTCGGTCACGGTCGCGTACGAACGCACCACCGCACTGCGGGACGTCAGCATCACCATCCGGCCCGGCGAGCGGATCGCCATCGTCGGCCCCAGCGGTGCCGGCAAGAGCACGCTGCTCAGCCTGCTGCTCGGCTTCGTCTCGCCGACCAGCGGACGGATCACCGTGGACGGCGTCGACCTCGCCGACCTGGACCTCGACGCCTGGCGCCGGAACCTGGCCTGGGTGCCGCAGCGGGCGCACCTGTTCGGCACGTCCCTGACCGAGAACATCCGGCTCGGCGCACCGGACGCGACAACCGGGTCGGTGCGGGCCGCGGTCCGGGCCGCCGGCCTGGCCGAGGTCGTCGCCGCGCTGCCGGAGGGCCTCGACACCCGGCTCGGCGAGCGCGGCCACGGCCTGTCCAGCGGGCAACGCCAACGGGTGGCGCTGGCCCGGGCCTTCCTGCGGGACGCCCCACTCGTACTGCTCGACGAGCCCACCGCCCGGCTGGACGGGGACTCGGAGGCCGCCGTACTCGCCGGCACGCGACGGCTCGTCGCCGGGCGTACCGCCCTGCTCGTGGCGCACCGGCCGGCACTGCTGGCCGAGGCGGACCGGGTGCTGCGGGTCGCGGACGGGCGGGTGAGCGAGGCGACACCGGCCCTGCTCGGCTCGCCGACCGACACGGGTACGCCCGAGGAGGTGGCGGTGTGA
- a CDS encoding FxsB family cyclophane-forming radical SAM/SPASM peptide maturase: MLLKIHSRCNLACDYCYVYQHVDQTWRDRPRTMSRAVVDLAATRIGEHARQHGLGRVTVILHGGEPLLAGRELVGHVARSVRAAVPASTAVDLRVQTNGVLLDETFLDLLDRYDIRVGVSLDGPEAANDRHRIFANGQGSHQAVAQALERLDQHRYRHLYGGILCTINLANDPLDVYRSLLTFAPPRMDFLLPHGNWTTPPPGRRTDSAETPYADWLRPIFDEWYATRPQRTGIRLFESLIDLLLGGSSGSEVVGLSPSDLITVETDGAIEQGDALKTTAEGMAATGLHVRSSTFDEAIAQPAFRSRQSGLAGLAATCRRCPLVRVCGGGLYAHRYRAANGFDNPSVYCPDLTALITHIRSRLNAELAALRGRSPG; the protein is encoded by the coding sequence GTGCTGCTCAAAATCCACAGCCGCTGCAACCTGGCCTGCGACTACTGCTACGTCTACCAGCACGTCGATCAGACCTGGCGGGACCGGCCCAGGACGATGTCCCGGGCCGTCGTCGACCTGGCGGCCACCCGGATCGGTGAACACGCGCGGCAACATGGACTCGGCCGGGTGACGGTCATCCTGCACGGTGGCGAACCACTGCTGGCCGGTCGGGAACTCGTCGGTCACGTCGCGCGGAGCGTCCGCGCGGCCGTTCCGGCCAGCACCGCGGTCGACCTGCGGGTCCAGACGAACGGGGTACTGCTCGACGAGACGTTCCTCGACCTGCTCGACCGGTACGACATCCGGGTCGGGGTCAGCCTGGACGGCCCGGAGGCGGCCAATGACCGACACCGGATCTTCGCGAACGGACAGGGCAGCCACCAGGCGGTCGCACAGGCGTTGGAGCGGCTCGACCAGCACCGGTACCGGCACCTCTACGGTGGCATCCTCTGCACGATCAACCTGGCGAACGATCCGCTCGACGTGTACCGGAGTCTGCTGACCTTCGCACCGCCCCGGATGGACTTCCTGCTGCCGCACGGCAACTGGACCACGCCACCGCCCGGCCGGCGGACCGACAGCGCGGAGACGCCGTACGCGGACTGGCTCCGCCCGATCTTCGACGAGTGGTACGCCACCCGGCCGCAGCGGACCGGAATCCGACTGTTCGAGTCGTTGATCGATCTGCTGCTCGGCGGTTCGAGCGGTAGCGAGGTGGTAGGGCTCAGCCCGAGTGACCTGATCACGGTGGAGACCGACGGCGCGATCGAGCAGGGCGACGCGTTGAAGACCACGGCGGAGGGGATGGCGGCCACCGGCCTGCACGTCCGGTCGTCCACCTTCGACGAGGCGATCGCCCAGCCGGCCTTCCGGTCCCGCCAGTCCGGCCTGGCGGGGCTCGCGGCCACCTGCCGGAGATGTCCGCTGGTCCGGGTCTGCGGTGGCGGCCTGTACGCCCACCGCTACCGGGCCGCGAACGGGTTCGACAACCCGTCGGTCTACTGCCCGGACCTGACGGCACTGATCACCCACATCCGCAGTCGACTGAACGCGGAACTGGCCGCCCTGCGGGGGCGCTCGCCGGGCTAG
- a CDS encoding cytochrome d ubiquinol oxidase subunit II, which translates to MHTAWYVLLGLFFATYLVLGGYDYGVGMLLARPDRKRSDRKRSDRKRSDRKRSDRKRSDRKRSEGGGEDRRRADLTALGPYFLGNEVWLVAAVGILFGAFPMLEGELLSGLYPAVLLALGGVVVVTVAVPLRSRPSDVRWRHRWDRAVVAGSVLAAGGWGIVLAGLVQGVPVAADGHVAGPGQVFTPFTVAGGLLLVALVSVHGAAFLALRLPGDSGHRLAGMGRRLVPVALVAIAAATALGLLSDRVRDAVHQPVAGVLLPVVPGIALLLARWAFDRRRPGLAFTATSLALAAPVLLIGAATWPYALVSSVDPAASLTVGAAAASEPTLRLLSWLIVPLLPALLGFQLVSWWIFRGRLDARTPVYW; encoded by the coding sequence GTGCACACCGCCTGGTACGTCCTGCTCGGTCTCTTCTTCGCCACCTACCTGGTGCTCGGCGGCTACGACTACGGCGTCGGCATGCTGCTCGCCCGCCCCGACCGGAAACGCTCCGACCGGAAACGCTCCGACCGGAAACGCTCCGACCGGAAACGCTCCGACCGGAAACGCTCCGACCGGAAACGCTCCGAGGGTGGCGGAGAGGACCGGCGCCGGGCTGACCTTACCGCGCTCGGCCCGTACTTCCTCGGCAACGAGGTCTGGCTGGTGGCCGCCGTCGGCATCCTGTTCGGCGCGTTCCCGATGCTGGAGGGGGAACTCCTCTCCGGGCTCTATCCGGCCGTACTGCTCGCGCTCGGCGGGGTGGTCGTGGTGACCGTCGCCGTACCGCTGCGCAGCCGCCCGTCCGACGTCCGTTGGCGACACCGCTGGGACCGCGCCGTCGTCGCCGGCAGCGTCCTCGCCGCCGGTGGCTGGGGAATCGTCCTCGCCGGGCTGGTCCAGGGCGTACCGGTCGCCGCCGACGGTCACGTCGCCGGACCCGGTCAGGTCTTCACGCCGTTCACCGTGGCGGGCGGGTTGCTGCTGGTCGCGCTGGTGTCCGTACACGGCGCCGCGTTCCTGGCGCTCCGGCTGCCCGGAGACTCCGGTCACCGGCTCGCCGGGATGGGCCGCCGGCTGGTCCCGGTCGCCCTGGTCGCGATCGCCGCCGCCACCGCCCTGGGCCTGCTCTCCGACCGGGTACGCGACGCGGTGCACCAGCCGGTCGCCGGAGTGCTGCTGCCGGTCGTACCCGGGATCGCCCTGCTCCTCGCCCGCTGGGCGTTCGACCGGCGGCGCCCCGGACTCGCGTTCACCGCCACCTCGCTGGCGCTGGCCGCCCCGGTGCTCCTGATCGGCGCCGCGACCTGGCCGTACGCCCTGGTCTCCAGCGTCGATCCGGCGGCCAGCCTGACGGTGGGCGCGGCGGCCGCCAGCGAGCCCACCCTGCGGTTGTTGAGCTGGCTGATCGTGCCGCTGCTGCCCGCGCTGCTCGGCTTCCAGTTGGTCTCCTGGTGGATCTTCCGTGGCCGGCTCGACGCCAGGACGCCGGTGTACTGGTGA
- a CDS encoding BlaI/MecI/CopY family transcriptional regulator, with product MTRLGDLERAVMDVLWDRGASAGSGVTVREVAEALRDRELAYTTVMTVLDRLAGKGMVERERAGRAWSYRPAASREAHIARLMLDALDLAGSRDAALVRFARSVTGTEADVLRAALAEEAAEEPPAPSAAR from the coding sequence GTGACGCGACTCGGTGATCTCGAACGTGCCGTGATGGACGTGCTCTGGGACCGGGGCGCGAGCGCCGGCTCCGGGGTGACCGTACGCGAGGTGGCCGAGGCGCTCCGGGACCGCGAACTGGCGTACACCACGGTGATGACCGTGCTGGACCGGCTGGCCGGCAAGGGCATGGTCGAACGGGAGCGGGCGGGTCGGGCCTGGAGCTACCGGCCGGCCGCCAGCCGGGAGGCGCACATCGCCCGGCTGATGCTCGACGCCCTGGACCTGGCCGGCAGCCGGGACGCGGCACTGGTCCGGTTCGCCCGGTCGGTGACCGGGACCGAGGCCGACGTGCTGCGCGCCGCCCTCGCCGAGGAGGCCGCCGAAGAGCCGCCCGCGCCGAGCGCGGCGAGGTGA
- a CDS encoding cytochrome ubiquinol oxidase subunit I — translation MDPLLIARLQFASTASIHFLFVAVTLGLVTLLVYLQTAGFITKKPVYERLTRFWGTLYVINYVLGIATGLVMEFQFGLNWSGLSRYVGNVFGAPLAIETLVAFFLESTFLGMWIFGWHRLRRGVHLALLWGVALTAYASAYWVMVANSWLQNPVGYEVRDGVAHLTDFSALLANPTLTHALPHVLGAALMAGGLLMAGVSSWHLIRRTTDYALFRTSLRLGLVAGLLGTTLTMGSGFPQFGAVGAVQPTKFGTDVAEAGLLERWTGQFGPGDYIPPEWTGVPLELMMMIAFVLAWGVFLLPLYYRDWIIRLRFPLYLVLLSTPLPFVALISGWLVREVGRQPWAVYGLLPVSDAVSPVGSGTLLSSYVGFTLLLGTLAVVNWVLMARHAARGAEDLALGRPPEPPPAERPAPAPVPVHA, via the coding sequence ATGGACCCGCTCCTGATCGCCCGCCTACAGTTCGCCAGCACGGCATCGATCCACTTCCTGTTCGTCGCCGTGACACTGGGCCTGGTCACCCTCCTCGTCTACCTGCAGACCGCCGGGTTCATCACCAAGAAGCCGGTGTACGAGCGGCTCACCCGCTTCTGGGGCACGCTCTACGTCATCAACTACGTGCTGGGCATCGCCACCGGCCTCGTGATGGAGTTCCAGTTCGGGCTGAACTGGAGCGGGCTGTCCCGCTACGTCGGCAACGTCTTCGGCGCCCCGCTGGCGATCGAGACCCTCGTCGCCTTCTTCCTGGAGTCGACCTTCCTCGGCATGTGGATCTTCGGCTGGCACCGGCTGCGTCGGGGCGTACACCTCGCGTTGCTGTGGGGCGTGGCGCTCACCGCGTACGCGTCGGCGTACTGGGTGATGGTTGCCAACTCCTGGCTGCAGAACCCGGTCGGCTACGAGGTACGCGACGGCGTCGCCCACCTGACCGACTTCTCCGCGCTGCTGGCCAACCCCACACTCACGCACGCCCTTCCGCACGTGCTCGGTGCGGCCCTGATGGCGGGCGGACTGCTGATGGCCGGAGTGAGTTCCTGGCACCTGATCCGGCGCACCACCGACTACGCCCTGTTCCGTACGTCACTGCGACTCGGCCTGGTCGCCGGGCTGCTGGGCACCACGCTCACGATGGGCAGCGGCTTTCCGCAGTTCGGCGCGGTCGGCGCGGTACAGCCCACCAAGTTCGGCACGGACGTCGCCGAGGCGGGGCTACTCGAACGGTGGACCGGCCAGTTCGGTCCCGGCGACTACATCCCGCCGGAGTGGACCGGTGTGCCGCTGGAGCTGATGATGATGATCGCCTTCGTCCTCGCCTGGGGGGTCTTCCTGCTCCCGCTCTACTACCGCGACTGGATCATCCGGCTGCGTTTCCCGCTCTACCTGGTGCTGCTCTCCACCCCACTGCCGTTCGTCGCGCTGATCTCCGGCTGGCTGGTCCGGGAGGTGGGCCGGCAACCCTGGGCGGTGTACGGCCTGCTGCCGGTCTCCGACGCGGTCAGCCCGGTCGGCAGCGGTACGCTGCTCAGCTCGTACGTCGGTTTCACGCTGCTGCTCGGCACTCTCGCCGTCGTCAACTGGGTGCTGATGGCCCGGCACGCCGCCCGGGGTGCCGAAGATCTCGCCCTGGGCCGCCCGCCCGAGCCACCACCGGCGGAGCGGCCCGCTCCCGCCCCCGTACCGGTCCACGCGTGA
- the fxsA gene encoding FxSxx-COOH cyclophane-containing RiPP peptide: MKRVGPDVEGHLVDLDDIPLAQVLQMDEDESVLANSIRRVIDAAQRHPRDTVAAFNNYI, from the coding sequence ATGAAGAGAGTCGGGCCCGACGTCGAGGGGCATCTGGTCGATCTCGACGACATCCCGCTGGCCCAGGTGCTGCAGATGGACGAGGATGAGTCCGTGCTGGCCAACTCCATCCGGAGGGTCATCGATGCGGCCCAGCGGCATCCCCGGGACACCGTGGCGGCGTTCAACAACTACATCTGA